Proteins from a single region of Nitratidesulfovibrio sp.:
- a CDS encoding histidine kinase produces MWMTSVLVFDTDTSFARHVAELLGGGGSACVVAAEPDDARRLLATGGFSVFLFGCAEGPPCPLGLLDSARRLAPHMGVILMVRPAQVRLSIQCMKRGIDDDILIPFDMDSMLRKVASVAQRRRLAPSSLVAGHGAPDSRDAS; encoded by the coding sequence ATGTGGATGACCTCGGTGCTGGTATTCGATACCGATACGTCCTTCGCCCGGCACGTGGCCGAATTGCTGGGCGGCGGTGGCAGCGCCTGCGTGGTGGCGGCCGAGCCGGACGATGCCCGCCGCCTGCTGGCCACAGGCGGCTTCAGCGTGTTCCTGTTCGGCTGCGCCGAAGGGCCGCCCTGTCCGTTGGGGCTGCTGGATTCGGCGCGGCGGCTGGCCCCGCACATGGGGGTGATCCTGATGGTCCGTCCCGCCCAGGTGCGGCTGTCCATCCAGTGCATGAAGCGCGGCATCGACGATGACATCCTGATCCCCTTCGACATGGATTCCATGTTGCGCAAGGTGGCATCGGTGGCGCAGCGTCGCCGTCTGGCTCCCTCGTCACTGGTGGCGGGACATGGTGCGCCAGACTCGCGGGATGCGTCCTGA
- a CDS encoding metalloregulator ArsR/SmtB family transcription factor — MARVRARMAPDEDMAELAATFRLLGDRTRVRILEALTGDELCVCDLAAVVGHSQSAVSHQLRLLRAAKLVRVRRDGKNAFYSLDDDHVRHLFRQALDHVQESR, encoded by the coding sequence ATCGCGCGGGTGCGCGCCCGCATGGCCCCGGACGAGGACATGGCCGAACTTGCCGCCACCTTCCGGCTGCTCGGCGACCGCACCAGGGTGCGCATTCTCGAGGCGCTGACCGGTGACGAGTTGTGCGTGTGCGACCTGGCCGCCGTGGTGGGGCACAGCCAGTCCGCCGTTTCGCACCAGTTGCGCCTGTTGCGCGCGGCCAAGCTGGTGCGGGTGCGCCGCGACGGCAAGAACGCCTTCTACTCCCTTGACGACGACCACGTGCGGCACCTGTTCCGTCAGGCGCTGGACCACGTGCAGGAAAGCCGCTGA
- a CDS encoding alpha-hydroxy-acid oxidizing protein, with protein MKEVRDKARQLMKGYCRVCPVCNGKACSGEVPGMGGLGTGATFAANLDALSAVRLNMRLVHDVKEPDTSATVCGIALDMPVLAAPIGGVSFNMGGGVSEEDYAAAVVSGCAERGIIGCTGDGVPPFIIDAGFAAITGAGGRGIPFIKPWDGAELDEKLDRALELGCPAIGMDIDAAGLVTLRKMGRPVGPKTPAELSRIVAKVKAKGMAFILKGIMTTIDASLAVEVGADGIVVSNHGGRVLDHAPGTAEVLPEIADAVKGRIAILADGGVRDGVDVFKMLALGADAVMLGRPFSIAAVGGLKDGVAMLVDTIKGQLVQAMVLTGSANVASIGRHALRM; from the coding sequence ATGAAGGAAGTTCGCGACAAGGCACGTCAGTTGATGAAGGGCTACTGTCGAGTCTGCCCGGTGTGCAACGGCAAGGCCTGCTCGGGCGAGGTGCCCGGCATGGGCGGCCTGGGCACCGGCGCAACGTTCGCCGCCAACCTTGACGCGCTGTCTGCCGTGCGCCTGAACATGCGCCTGGTGCACGACGTGAAGGAACCCGACACCTCCGCCACCGTGTGCGGCATCGCCCTGGACATGCCCGTGCTGGCGGCACCCATCGGCGGCGTGTCCTTCAACATGGGCGGCGGCGTGAGCGAGGAAGACTACGCGGCTGCCGTGGTGAGCGGCTGCGCAGAGCGCGGCATCATCGGCTGCACCGGCGACGGCGTGCCCCCGTTCATCATCGACGCGGGTTTCGCGGCCATCACCGGCGCGGGCGGGCGGGGCATCCCGTTCATCAAGCCGTGGGACGGCGCGGAACTGGACGAAAAGCTGGACCGCGCGCTGGAACTGGGCTGCCCGGCCATAGGCATGGACATCGACGCGGCGGGCCTGGTCACGCTGCGCAAGATGGGCCGCCCCGTGGGCCCCAAGACCCCGGCGGAACTTTCGCGCATCGTGGCCAAGGTCAAGGCCAAGGGCATGGCGTTCATCCTGAAGGGCATCATGACCACCATCGACGCCAGCCTGGCGGTAGAGGTGGGCGCTGACGGCATCGTGGTGTCCAACCACGGCGGGCGCGTGCTCGACCATGCCCCCGGCACCGCCGAGGTGCTGCCCGAAATCGCCGACGCGGTGAAGGGGCGCATCGCCATCCTGGCCGACGGCGGCGTGCGCGACGGCGTGGACGTGTTCAAGATGCTGGCCCTTGGCGCCGACGCCGTGATGCTGGGCCGCCCCTTCTCCATCGCCGCCGTGGGCGGCCTGAAGGACGGGGTGGCCATGCTGGTCGATACCATCAAGGGGCAGCTGGTGCAGGCCATGGTGCTGACCGGCAGCGCCAATGTGGCGTCCATTGGCCGCCACGCCCTGCGCATGTAA
- a CDS encoding FadR/GntR family transcriptional regulator, with amino-acid sequence MKAQMTPAFKPARRIRLHEEIVGQIRDLIEKGELKSGDKLPPERRLAELFGVSRHSVREAIRSLEQQRIVTSRLGDGTYVLDDTEETLIEPLAAIIAQRRAKLREVLEFRRLLEPQIAALAAAHVSDGDLESLRRALDAQIAEIDGGNTGSDADVEFHMIIARATRNTVVQEVLTRLHDILTDSRDFTLQTEDRRQWAVATHANILAAMEARDPQAAFRAMHEHILHVEEIALEWSGE; translated from the coding sequence GTGAAAGCGCAGATGACCCCCGCCTTCAAGCCCGCACGCCGCATCCGCCTGCACGAGGAAATCGTGGGGCAGATCCGCGACCTTATTGAGAAGGGCGAACTGAAATCCGGCGACAAGCTGCCCCCCGAACGCCGCCTGGCCGAGCTGTTCGGGGTCTCGCGTCATAGCGTGCGCGAGGCCATCCGTTCGCTGGAGCAGCAGCGCATCGTCACCAGCCGCCTTGGCGACGGCACCTACGTGCTGGACGACACGGAAGAAACGCTCATCGAGCCGCTGGCCGCCATCATCGCGCAGCGCCGCGCCAAACTGCGCGAGGTGCTGGAATTCCGCCGTCTGCTGGAACCGCAAATCGCTGCGCTGGCCGCAGCCCACGTCAGCGACGGCGACCTTGAGTCCCTGCGCCGTGCCCTGGATGCCCAGATCGCCGAGATCGACGGCGGCAACACCGGGTCCGATGCCGACGTGGAATTCCACATGATCATCGCCCGCGCCACCCGCAACACGGTGGTGCAGGAAGTGCTGACCCGCCTGCACGACATTCTTACCGACAGCCGCGATTTCACCTTGCAGACCGAAGACCGCCGCCAGTGGGCCGTTGCGACCCACGCCAACATCCTCGCCGCCATGGAGGCGCGCGACCCCCAGGCGGCCTTTCGCGCCATGCATGAACATATTCTGCACGTCGAGGAAATAGCCCTCGAATGGTCCGGGGAATGA
- the dctP gene encoding TRAP transporter substrate-binding protein DctP codes for MSVCLAVAALCALLVAAVPPAQVQAATAAPVSAVAPVATIAPVSAVSAVGAPAAESPASEAVAAEPPAGATPDARPEGGVPVLRISVDNGPTHFQVKALRRFADDVRQRLAGRLRVEVHDSASLYRDRDVLQALNLGRVEMALPGTWVLHSVVPDCGVFMLPAFYGAPARASLAVADGPPGRIIDTRIERNLRVTVLGRWLELGHANLYLVDHSVRRHEDLAGLRIRVAGGPANELRLAAMGARPLVVPWPDLPHWLQGDNLDGLMTTHETAVSGQLWRYGVTHVFEDRAYFAMYVPLVSRSFWERLPEDMRTVLRDAWEAHVDGARAQAEEAQAEAREVLRGQGLVFAVPDDAVLRRWRERLRLGERDVVDFVGVDPTLYEIAKTTAWQAEQNPPQ; via the coding sequence ATGTCCGTGTGTCTGGCCGTGGCGGCCCTGTGCGCGCTGCTGGTCGCCGCCGTCCCGCCCGCGCAGGTGCAAGCTGCCACGGCAGCCCCAGTTTCCGCAGTCGCCCCAGTTGCCACAATCGCCCCAGTTTCCGCAGTTTCCGCAGTTGGCGCACCTGCCGCCGAATCACCAGCTTCCGAAGCCGTCGCGGCAGAGCCACCCGCCGGGGCAACCCCGGACGCGCGCCCCGAGGGCGGCGTGCCGGTGCTGCGCATTTCCGTGGACAACGGCCCCACGCACTTTCAGGTCAAGGCCCTGCGCCGCTTTGCGGATGACGTCCGGCAACGGCTGGCCGGGCGGCTGCGGGTGGAGGTGCACGACAGCGCCAGCCTGTACCGCGACCGCGACGTGTTGCAGGCACTGAACCTTGGCCGGGTGGAAATGGCCTTGCCCGGCACATGGGTGCTGCATTCCGTGGTGCCCGACTGCGGCGTGTTCATGCTGCCCGCCTTCTACGGTGCCCCGGCCCGCGCCAGTCTGGCCGTGGCCGACGGCCCGCCGGGGCGCATCATCGACACCCGCATCGAACGCAACCTGCGCGTCACCGTGCTGGGCCGCTGGCTGGAACTGGGCCACGCCAACCTGTATCTGGTGGACCACTCCGTGCGGCGGCACGAGGACCTCGCGGGCCTGCGCATTCGCGTGGCGGGCGGCCCGGCCAACGAACTGCGTCTGGCGGCCATGGGCGCAAGGCCCCTGGTGGTGCCCTGGCCCGACCTGCCGCACTGGCTGCAGGGCGACAACCTGGACGGGTTGATGACCACCCACGAGACGGCGGTGTCCGGCCAGTTGTGGCGTTACGGCGTAACCCACGTGTTCGAGGACCGCGCCTACTTCGCCATGTACGTGCCGTTGGTCAGCCGGTCGTTCTGGGAACGCCTGCCCGAGGACATGCGCACCGTGCTGCGCGATGCCTGGGAAGCCCACGTGGACGGGGCGCGCGCCCAGGCCGAGGAGGCCCAGGCCGAGGCCCGCGAGGTGCTGCGCGGTCAGGGACTGGTATTCGCCGTGCCCGACGATGCCGTACTGCGCCGCTGGCGGGAACGGCTGCGCCTTGGCGAGCGCGATGTGGTGGATTTCGTGGGGGTGGACCCCACGCTGTATGAAATCGCCAAGACGACGGCGTGGCAGGCGGAGCAGAACCCGCCGCAGTAG
- a CDS encoding YitT family protein, with protein sequence MSTRKELAYSVRWNLLLLTVGSALFALGAQGIVARHGFLTGGIYGIALMAWYHTHFLSPAAWYLLCNIPLFALGWLHVGRRFLLYSLYGMLATSLFAGVFQNVDLGVHDQLYAAVASGVICGAGGGIMLRSLGSGGGLDVAAIILHKRFGLGIGRFGFGFNAVLFTASLVSMPVDTVIASLIQVFIAAVTMEYVLALFNQRKVVFVISEHSRRIGHDLVSELGQGATFLQGRGGYSGDDREIVMTVTNNVQLKRMEELVFTVDPEALFIVENTFTVLGGQFARRKVY encoded by the coding sequence ATGTCTACCCGCAAGGAACTGGCCTATTCCGTCCGCTGGAACCTGCTGCTGCTCACCGTGGGGTCGGCGCTGTTCGCCCTGGGGGCGCAAGGCATCGTGGCCCGGCACGGGTTTCTTACCGGCGGCATCTACGGCATCGCGCTGATGGCGTGGTACCACACCCATTTCTTGTCGCCAGCGGCGTGGTACCTGCTGTGCAACATCCCGCTGTTCGCGTTGGGGTGGCTGCACGTGGGGCGGCGGTTCCTGCTCTACAGCCTGTACGGCATGCTTGCCACCTCGCTGTTCGCGGGAGTGTTCCAGAACGTGGACCTTGGCGTGCACGACCAGTTGTACGCCGCCGTGGCCTCCGGGGTCATCTGCGGGGCGGGCGGCGGCATCATGCTGCGTTCGCTGGGTTCCGGCGGCGGGCTGGACGTGGCGGCCATCATCCTGCACAAGCGCTTCGGGCTCGGCATCGGGCGGTTCGGCTTCGGCTTCAACGCGGTGCTGTTCACCGCCAGCCTTGTCTCCATGCCCGTGGACACGGTGATCGCCTCGCTGATTCAGGTGTTCATCGCGGCGGTGACGATGGAATACGTGCTGGCCCTGTTCAACCAGCGCAAGGTGGTGTTCGTCATTTCCGAGCACAGTCGGCGCATCGGGCACGACCTGGTTTCCGAACTGGGGCAGGGGGCCACCTTTCTGCAGGGGCGGGGCGGGTATTCCGGCGACGACCGGGAAATCGTCATGACCGTGACCAACAACGTGCAGCTGAAGCGCATGGAGGAACTGGTGTTCACCGTGGATCCCGAGGCGCTGTTCATCGTGGAAAACACGTTCACCGTGCTCGGTGGCCAGTTTGCCCGGAGAAAGGTGTACTGA
- a CDS encoding dinitrogenase iron-molybdenum cofactor biosynthesis protein: MNSSENGTVPSGTARQEGGVRGNVLVALHRDAVAPRFDRATEAWLGRIDSEGGLARSRTMVLAKASAEELCRIILTENVAIVVCCGIEQEFYDYLTWKRITVLDGVVGGRDAVIGALLAGTLKADAVLGGV; this comes from the coding sequence ATGAACAGCAGCGAGAACGGTACGGTGCCGTCCGGGACGGCCAGGCAGGAGGGCGGCGTGCGCGGCAACGTGCTGGTGGCCCTGCACCGCGATGCGGTGGCGCCCCGGTTCGACCGGGCCACAGAGGCGTGGCTGGGCCGCATCGACAGCGAGGGCGGGCTGGCGCGGTCGCGCACCATGGTGCTGGCCAAGGCATCGGCAGAGGAACTGTGCCGGATCATCCTGACGGAGAACGTCGCCATCGTGGTGTGTTGCGGCATAGAACAGGAATTCTACGACTACCTTACCTGGAAGCGCATCACCGTGCTGGATGGCGTGGTGGGGGGGCGCGATGCGGTCATCGGGGCGTTGCTGGCCGGTACGCTGAAGGCCGACGCCGTGCTGGGCGGCGTGTAG
- a CDS encoding sulfite exporter TauE/SafE family protein, whose amino-acid sequence MILTLALYLAVGAIAGILAGLLGVGGGLVIVPMLNFAFALQAIPGDYMQHLALGTSMASIMFTSISSFRAHHKRGAVLWNVVWRITPGIITGTLIGTWVVAQLSTSFLKGFFVCFLYWVAAQMLLNLKPKPSRELPGTMGMFGMGNVIGGVSSLVGIGGGTLSVPFMAWCNVAMHTAIGTSAAIGFPIAVSGTVGYIVNGLATQGLPANTFGFVYLPALVGIVCASVLTAPLGARLAHSLPVTKLKRIFAVLLIVMATKMLIGLL is encoded by the coding sequence ATGATTCTGACCCTTGCGCTCTATCTCGCCGTTGGCGCCATCGCGGGCATCCTGGCCGGGCTGCTCGGCGTGGGCGGCGGGCTGGTCATCGTGCCCATGCTCAACTTCGCCTTCGCGTTGCAGGCCATTCCGGGCGACTACATGCAGCACCTGGCGCTGGGCACGTCCATGGCCAGCATCATGTTCACCTCCATCTCCAGCTTCCGGGCGCACCACAAGCGCGGGGCCGTGTTGTGGAACGTGGTGTGGCGCATCACCCCCGGCATCATCACCGGCACGCTCATCGGCACGTGGGTGGTGGCCCAGCTTTCCACCAGCTTTCTCAAGGGCTTCTTCGTCTGCTTCCTGTACTGGGTGGCGGCGCAGATGCTGTTGAACCTCAAGCCCAAGCCCTCGCGCGAGTTGCCCGGCACCATGGGCATGTTCGGCATGGGCAACGTCATCGGCGGGGTGTCCAGCCTCGTGGGCATCGGCGGCGGCACGCTGTCGGTGCCGTTCATGGCGTGGTGCAACGTGGCCATGCACACGGCCATCGGCACCTCCGCCGCCATCGGCTTTCCCATCGCGGTGTCCGGCACCGTGGGGTACATAGTTAACGGGCTGGCTACCCAGGGCCTGCCCGCGAACACCTTCGGATTCGTTTACCTCCCCGCCCTGGTCGGCATTGTCTGCGCCAGCGTGCTCACGGCTCCCCTAGGTGCCCGGCTGGCGCACAGCCTGCCGGTGACCAAGCTCAAGCGCATCTTCGCCGTGCTGCTCATCGTCATGGCCACGAAAATGCTGATAGGCCTCTTGTAG
- a CDS encoding sigma 54-interacting transcriptional regulator, which produces MAGGTTQDMAASLGPLLQGLFDQPVAARTLLDRIPLPLALVSAERRVVFLNQAACALTAMSRERALNLPCRYVFRCSLCTGGCPLDVVDKSPAASVAPVAREADIVNADRARIPVRVTCGALTAPDGGRVGYFETLEDLRLFRPAEARPEWPQGFGDMLGHSPEMERVFRLLPGIAQTDSSVLVTGETGTGKDLLAEALHNASNRAKGPFIKVNCGALPESLLESELFGHQKGAFTGASENKPGRFRLAHNGTLFLTEVGDLPLPLQVKLLTFLDDKIIHPLGSTRGVHVDVRIMAATHRDLRRMVREGRFREDLLYRLNVVRFHLPPLRERGDDVALFLAHYLKVYAGMFGKRLTGFTPAAEQVLLQHAYPGNVRELRNIVEYCVNVCQDTHVDLPHLPRYLLEESGEPDAPDGGGGAAKMAREHTGHSGHTGRSGQHDHGGLPVSGGMSGRAGNAGAGAGPPARADEGAPPAGVPHGDATWAEAERRLIMEALVRARGRRGAAASELGWARTTLWRKMRQYGLDQ; this is translated from the coding sequence ATGGCCGGAGGGACGACACAGGACATGGCCGCATCGCTGGGGCCGCTGCTGCAAGGGCTGTTTGACCAGCCGGTGGCGGCGCGCACCCTGCTGGACCGCATCCCCCTGCCGCTGGCGCTTGTTTCCGCCGAACGGCGGGTGGTTTTCCTGAACCAGGCGGCTTGCGCCCTTACGGCCATGTCGCGCGAGCGGGCACTGAACCTGCCGTGCCGCTACGTGTTCCGATGCAGCCTGTGCACCGGGGGCTGCCCGCTGGACGTGGTGGACAAGTCGCCAGCGGCCAGCGTGGCCCCGGTGGCGCGCGAGGCGGATATCGTCAACGCCGACCGGGCGCGCATTCCCGTGCGGGTGACCTGCGGTGCCCTGACCGCCCCCGATGGCGGCAGGGTGGGGTATTTCGAGACACTGGAAGACCTGCGCCTGTTCCGCCCGGCAGAGGCCCGGCCCGAGTGGCCGCAGGGCTTTGGCGACATGCTGGGGCACAGCCCCGAGATGGAGCGGGTGTTCCGGCTGCTGCCGGGCATCGCCCAGACGGATTCCTCGGTGCTGGTCACCGGAGAAACGGGCACCGGCAAGGACCTGTTGGCCGAGGCGCTGCACAATGCCTCCAACCGGGCCAAGGGGCCGTTCATCAAGGTGAACTGCGGCGCCCTGCCGGAAAGCCTGCTGGAATCGGAGCTGTTCGGCCACCAGAAGGGCGCCTTTACCGGTGCGTCGGAAAACAAGCCGGGTCGCTTCCGGTTGGCCCACAACGGCACGCTGTTCCTCACGGAAGTGGGCGACCTGCCCCTGCCGTTGCAGGTCAAGCTGCTGACCTTCCTGGACGACAAGATCATCCACCCGCTGGGTTCCACGCGTGGGGTGCACGTGGACGTGCGCATCATGGCCGCCACCCATCGCGACCTGCGCCGCATGGTGCGCGAGGGGCGCTTTCGCGAGGACCTGTTGTACCGCCTGAACGTGGTGCGCTTTCATTTGCCGCCCCTGCGCGAGCGTGGCGACGACGTTGCCCTGTTTCTGGCGCACTACCTGAAAGTGTACGCGGGCATGTTCGGCAAGCGGCTGACCGGGTTCACTCCGGCGGCCGAACAGGTACTGTTGCAGCATGCCTACCCCGGTAACGTGCGGGAATTGCGAAATATCGTGGAGTACTGCGTCAACGTGTGCCAGGACACCCACGTGGACCTGCCGCACCTGCCCCGTTACCTGCTGGAGGAAAGCGGCGAGCCCGACGCCCCCGATGGCGGCGGCGGTGCTGCGAAGATGGCGCGGGAGCACACCGGGCACTCCGGGCACACGGGACGGAGCGGGCAGCACGACCACGGGGGCTTGCCGGTGAGTGGCGGCATGTCGGGCAGGGCAGGCAACGCAGGTGCTGGCGCCGGGCCACCTGCCCGTGCCGACGAGGGCGCACCACCCGCCGGTGTGCCCCATGGTGATGCCACGTGGGCCGAGGCGGAGCGCCGCCTGATCATGGAGGCACTGGTGCGGGCGCGCGGGCGGCGCGGCGCGGCGGCCAGTGAGTTGGGCTGGGCGCGAACCACATTGTGGCGCAAGATGCGCCAGTACGGGTTGGACCAATGA
- a CDS encoding DUF3124 domain-containing protein, producing MSQLFRASRSSGVSGASGVSGASGPRPMAARARGLALRVAACLALCCGLAALPVPTQYRAATTQAAQSVQTGVSALSLLPGDARAEMAVGQTIYVPVYSSVVYGNRGRTLNITTMLSVRNTDQRVPITLMEVRYVDEHGKTVRSYLDGPRQLPPLGSAQFVVEESDTLGGSGPAFIVVWRAAAHVSQPLAQGVMIGTVSSQGISFITEGRVIGGVK from the coding sequence ATGTCCCAACTGTTCCGGGCATCCCGCTCGTCTGGCGTATCTGGCGCGTCAGGCGTATCTGGGGCCTCTGGACCCCGGCCCATGGCCGCCCGTGCGCGCGGGCTTGCCCTGCGCGTGGCCGCCTGCCTTGCGCTGTGCTGCGGCCTTGCCGCGCTGCCGGTACCCACGCAGTACCGGGCGGCGACCACCCAGGCGGCACAATCGGTTCAAACGGGGGTGTCTGCCCTGTCCCTTCTGCCCGGCGATGCCCGCGCGGAAATGGCCGTGGGGCAGACCATCTACGTGCCGGTGTATTCCTCGGTCGTCTACGGCAACCGGGGCCGCACCCTGAACATCACCACCATGCTCTCGGTGCGCAACACCGACCAGCGCGTGCCCATCACCCTCATGGAGGTGCGCTACGTGGACGAGCACGGCAAGACGGTGCGCAGCTATCTGGACGGGCCGCGCCAGTTGCCGCCGCTGGGTTCCGCCCAGTTCGTGGTGGAGGAATCGGATACCCTGGGCGGCTCCGGCCCCGCGTTCATCGTGGTGTGGCGCGCTGCGGCGCACGTGTCGCAGCCCCTGGCCCAGGGGGTGATGATCGGCACCGTGTCGTCGCAGGGCATTTCGTTCATTACGGAGGGGAGGGTCATCGGCGGCGTGAAGTAG
- a CDS encoding chemotaxis protein CheW, whose product MYETSQYLTFTLGEEVFALDISTVREVLELTAITRIPRTPEFMRGVINLRGRAVPVLELRRKFGMEPVTDTVNTCIIIVEAELEGEAAVIGTLVDSVREVIEIPSDAIEPAPRMGTAVRQDFIKGMGHRNDGFVIILDGNRIFSVEELAATGAAIGNVPLAGDGGMPAAASVGGEGAPA is encoded by the coding sequence ATGTACGAGACCAGCCAGTATCTGACCTTCACCCTGGGCGAAGAAGTGTTCGCGCTGGACATCAGCACCGTGCGCGAGGTGCTTGAACTGACCGCCATCACGCGCATACCCCGCACGCCGGAGTTCATGCGCGGGGTCATCAACCTGCGCGGACGCGCCGTGCCCGTGCTGGAGTTGCGCCGCAAGTTCGGCATGGAACCGGTAACCGACACCGTGAACACCTGCATCATCATCGTGGAGGCCGAACTCGAGGGCGAGGCCGCCGTGATAGGCACGCTGGTGGATTCGGTGCGCGAGGTCATCGAGATTCCGTCCGACGCCATAGAGCCCGCCCCGCGCATGGGCACCGCCGTGCGGCAGGACTTCATCAAGGGCATGGGCCATCGCAATGACGGCTTCGTGATCATTCTGGACGGCAACCGCATCTTCTCGGTGGAGGAACTTGCCGCCACCGGGGCCGCCATCGGCAACGTGCCGCTGGCGGGCGACGGCGGCATGCCCGCCGCCGCGTCGGTGGGCGGCGAGGGCGCGCCCGCGTAA
- a CDS encoding methyl-accepting chemotaxis protein — protein MTLAKKLILGFGLVLVLLVAMGGISYKALTDATTGFNDYRRTARGSLMSGGIMADMLKMRLGVLSYMNTSSEAALRSYEEGRSDLAKGLDEADKSMKNPERRKHLESVVASYKEYGAAMDELRKQTAARTVEADRMGQLGPQIMDVGRRAADAAEREGDLAGRGKVEEALRLVLEARVPIARLLHDADRKWYDQGKAALSNAASAIGRLQADLRGPGARETAREMQALFSQYMAAFEPMVQAGFQREELYTNRLGKLGPAIAQACDAIQSSYESEQREIGPRVQASNDQAQMLTGAIALAAVLAGVAIAWLLIRVVMAQLGADPAALAAITRRIAAGDLDVSFDAASGKLRGVYADMKDMTDGLVSVITEVRSGAENVASGSEELSASAETLSQGATEQAASIEEISSSMEEMAANIRQNMENARQTETIAMQAATDAEGGGKAVGDTVGAMREIAAKISIIEEIARQTNLLALNAAIEAARAGEHGKGFAVVAAEVRKLAERSGQAAAEISELSSSSVAVAEHAGEMLTKMVPGIRRTAELVQEIAAASNEQNVGAEQVNKAIAQLDQVIQQNASASEEMASTSEELSSQAEQLQATVSRFRVAALDDGMARTPRRAQPKVAPRAVAGQTPRKAVPGKGGNIALDMDSDADDSEFERF, from the coding sequence ATGACGCTCGCCAAAAAGCTGATTCTGGGTTTCGGCCTTGTGCTCGTGCTGCTGGTTGCAATGGGGGGCATTTCCTACAAGGCGCTTACCGACGCAACGACGGGATTCAACGATTACCGGCGCACGGCACGCGGTTCGCTCATGAGCGGGGGCATTATGGCCGACATGCTCAAGATGCGCCTGGGTGTGCTCAGCTACATGAATACCTCGTCCGAGGCCGCGTTGCGTTCCTATGAAGAAGGTCGCTCGGATCTGGCCAAAGGCTTGGACGAGGCCGACAAGAGTATGAAGAATCCCGAGCGGCGCAAACACCTTGAATCCGTCGTCGCGTCGTACAAGGAATACGGCGCTGCCATGGATGAACTGCGCAAGCAGACTGCGGCCCGCACGGTTGAGGCAGACCGCATGGGTCAGCTTGGACCGCAGATCATGGACGTTGGCAGGCGTGCGGCAGACGCGGCCGAACGCGAGGGCGACCTGGCGGGCAGGGGCAAGGTGGAAGAGGCGCTGCGCCTCGTCCTTGAGGCCCGTGTGCCCATTGCCCGGCTGCTGCATGACGCCGACCGCAAATGGTACGATCAGGGCAAGGCGGCGCTGTCCAATGCGGCCAGTGCGATTGGTCGTTTGCAGGCCGATCTGCGCGGGCCGGGGGCACGTGAGACCGCACGCGAAATGCAGGCCCTGTTCAGCCAGTACATGGCCGCCTTCGAGCCCATGGTTCAGGCCGGATTCCAGCGCGAGGAACTCTACACCAACCGTCTTGGCAAGCTCGGCCCGGCCATCGCTCAGGCCTGCGATGCCATCCAGAGCAGCTATGAGTCGGAACAGCGCGAAATCGGCCCGCGCGTGCAGGCATCCAACGATCAGGCCCAGATGCTGACCGGGGCCATTGCCCTGGCGGCGGTGCTGGCGGGCGTGGCCATTGCATGGCTGCTGATCCGGGTGGTCATGGCTCAGTTGGGCGCGGACCCCGCGGCCCTTGCCGCCATCACCCGGCGCATCGCGGCGGGCGACCTGGACGTGTCGTTCGACGCGGCCAGCGGCAAGCTGCGCGGCGTGTACGCCGACATGAAGGACATGACGGACGGCCTTGTCTCGGTGATCACCGAGGTGCGCTCCGGCGCCGAAAACGTGGCCTCCGGCAGCGAGGAACTTTCCGCCTCGGCCGAAACCCTGTCGCAGGGGGCCACCGAGCAGGCGGCGTCGATTGAAGAGATATCCTCGTCCATGGAAGAAATGGCGGCCAACATCCGCCAGAACATGGAAAACGCCCGCCAGACGGAAACCATTGCCATGCAGGCCGCCACCGATGCGGAAGGCGGCGGCAAGGCCGTGGGCGACACCGTGGGCGCCATGCGCGAAATCGCGGCCAAGATTTCCATCATCGAGGAAATCGCCCGCCAGACCAACCTGCTGGCGCTGAACGCCGCCATCGAGGCGGCCCGCGCCGGTGAACACGGCAAGGGCTTTGCCGTGGTGGCCGCCGAAGTGCGCAAGCTGGCCGAACGCAGCGGCCAGGCCGCCGCCGAGATCAGCGAACTGTCGTCGTCCAGTGTGGCCGTGGCCGAGCATGCCGGCGAAATGCTGACCAAGATGGTGCCGGGCATCCGCCGCACCGCCGAACTGGTGCAGGAAATCGCCGCCGCCAGCAACGAGCAGAACGTGGGCGCGGAACAGGTCAACAAGGCCATTGCCCAACTCGACCAGGTCATCCAGCAGAACGCCTCCGCCTCGGAAGAAATGGCCTCCACGTCCGAAGAACTCTCCAGCCAGGCCGAGCAGTTGCAGGCCACCGTCTCGCGCTTCCGCGTGGCGGCGCTGGACGACGGAATGGCGCGCACGCCGCGCCGGGCGCAGCCCAAGGTGGCGCCCCGTGCCGTTGCGGGCCAGACGCCACGCAAGGCGGTGCCCGGCAAGGGCGGCAACATCGCGCTGGACATGGATTCCGATGCGGATGACAGTGAGTTCGAGCGCTTCTAG